CCGTTCCCACTAAAATTGCCGCCGTAGCAGCACCTGCACCATACAACATCAAAGGACCGCGGAAATAAGAAAGCGGTGCAATAATCGCTACAATGATGATTAAGGCTAGTTTGCTATCTGGAATAACTTGTTGGAACACACTCGTAAAACCAGACATTGCATGAACTGCTGCAGATTGGAACATCGTTAAGACAAACAACATAATTAACAATCCCGCAATATCACTAATTGCATGTTTTGCAGTTTCATTCATCATCATGACAAACTTTGTATACTTCTTCATATTCCCAGTTGCTGCAAAAGCAATAATCGTTGAAAGCAGCAAAGCTGGTACGGCATCCCATTTAGCAAAAATGCTTAAAGCAACTGGTAATACTGGTAAAACATACGTCCAAATTGGTACTTCCACGATCTCTTCTTCACTGTCACTTTCAATAATTTCAGGTTTGCCATTGCGAATTTTTTTTGCATTAAATAAAATGAATAGCACTAAAATAACCATCTGAATGCCCATTGCAACAAAACCAAAACGTTGATAATGTGGGCCCCAGGCAACTTTAGGGAAGAACACTTGAAATTGAACGAACAAAACATTGTTCACATACATCGCGGCACCAATTGCAATCGTAAAAACCGAAACGGCAATATTTCGTGGTACACCAATGGAGAACATAATTGGAAACAAGATCACGCCGACAGCAATCGCAGACCCTACACCGTAAGAGCTGGTAAATATTAAAGCGATTACAAAAGCGATTAAAATTGTTGCTAATACCGGGCTTTTCTTTCCTACTTTTTCTGTCCGACGGCTAATACTTCCTGCAATACCAGTATCTACTAGCACACGTCCAAACCAAGAACCAAAAATAATATATGCTGCTGTTTTCCCATAATTCAAAACAGGTTCAGTAAAAATTTCTTTAATTGCTTGGTTAAAAGGAACCAAGCCAATAATCGTCCATAAAACTGCCATAACGAAGAAGCCGACGGTTAAGTTTCCGCCTTTCATCGCGTAAATGACAAATACGATAAAGGTTAATGCAAGTAAAATTCCAGTTATTGCGCCACCCATGTTCTACGCCTCCTAATATTTGTTTAACTCACTCAAAATACGTTGATAATTGGAAACAGGTTTCTTATGATCTTCTACGAAAAAGTCATTTTCTAAATGATTAAATTTTTGAATTAAATAATAAGCTGTTAAGTAAGCAGCTAATGCTTCCTTTGCTGCATCTTGCATATTTTCTGTATCAATTTCAGGTCGATTAATCGTATCCATGAAATGATAAGCAAATTTTTCGGCATCTATTTTTGTTTGTTGGTCACTCATTTTACTTCCCCCTCTAAAAGTGCTTTTGCTTCCAAAATTTCTTCATCGGTTGTTGTTGGGTATTCAATTGCGATGGGGCAATCATCTGGCAAAATAGATAAAACTTTACGCCAATTGATAACACCATGATCTAAGCCTGTAGCTTGTGGTTTATCCTCTTTGTAAAGGACATCTTTAACATGAATATAATGAACATATTCTGCTAATTCTTTTGCAGCTTCTAGTTCGTCTGCTCCTACAAAACGCCAATTTCCTAAATCATAAACATAGCCAATAGCTAAGTCAGCAGTCTTAACAGCCGTCATATATTTTTTAATTGCTGCAATTGTTCCAGAAGTTTGTGTTTGATCATTTTCGATTGTAATCACTACGCCTTCTTCAATAAGCGCTTTCATTTTTTCTACATGAAGCTCTCCTTTAAAATCTCCAATATTCCATTTAATTTGTTTCACACCCATTTGATTTGCTTCGGAAATATATTCTGTTAATTTAGGATTAACTTCACCGTTAACATAGACTTCATCTGGAACACTGTAAAATAAATCAAGATGCAAACGTTCCGCCTCTTTTTTGATAAGCGGCATTTCTTTTGCTACATCTTTAAAATACTCGCGCCGGATTTCCACAGCTTGAAAACCTAAAGCAGCGATATGGGATAATAATTCATTTTGTTGGATACCTTTTTCAATTTTTTCTGCAAAAACTAAAAAATTAAGTACGATTTGATTGTTCTTCATAAAGCCCATCCTCTCAATTAGTTAACCGGTTTCTATACACGTATAGTAAACCGGTTTCTAAAAAATGTCAACGGTTACATTTTAAAAGAACAGCCCTTTCAATCAAAAAAATGAAAGCAGCCTTTAGAAACCGATTTCCAAAGGCTGCTTTCACGAATATATTTTTTTAAAAAAAAACTTAAACTAGACAGATTTCCGCCAACGAATTGTCGAAGGCACGATAATTTCTGCCACATCGTCACTTTTATTGCGTAATACGTTTAACAATTTTTCTGCTGCAATTGCGCCAATTTTTTGCGAAGGTTGTTCAATGCTTGTAATCCCAGGTCCTACAAGTTCTGTTAAACTCCAATCATCAAAACCTGTAATTCCTATTGTATCAGGCATATTAATTTTTTGATTAATTAAAATAGCCAAACTATCCATTAAGACACGACCATTTGAAGCAAATAGTAATTTTTTTTGTGGTTTCAAAAGAATTGTTGCAATCGCATTTTCCAACTCTTCTTTACTATTTACTTCAATTACTTGCCCTTGTTTACGAGCTTTTAAAACACTTTGAATAACCGTTTGCGAACGCAATTCGCGGGTACTAACATTGGTAATTGGTTCACTTAGGACAAAAAAATCTTCATATCCTTTTTGTAAAGCCTTTTTTACTACTTCTTTTGTGGCGTCAACATTATTGGTTAACACAGAAGACCATTCTTCTGGTTCTGTTTGGCGATCTACTAATAGTAGTGGTATATTTGATTTCTTGATAAATTCATATTGTTTTGACTGCCGTGAAGATGGCTGCAAAATAATGCCTTCAACACTCTGATCAAGTAGCCGTTGTAGCAGCTCTTTTTCTCTGGTAATCGAGTTACCTGCATCCATAATAATCATTTGATAGCTATTTTTTTCAAGTATTTCGCCAATTCCTTTCAGTAATAACGAAGAATACATATTGGAAATATCAGCAACGACGACACCTATCAAATAACTGTGTTTTGATTTTAATGCTTGTGCTTGTTTACTTGGCCTGTAATCTAGGCGCTCAATGACTTCTTTAATCCTGGCTTTTGTTTCTTTGGACATATTGCCATAATTATGATTTAAAAAACGTGAGATGGTTGTCTTTGAGACCCCTGCTTCTTGGGCAACATCATTAATGGTAATTTTTTTCATTTTTCTTTCTCCAACTGTCTTTTTTCTTATTGTAGCGAACTTTTTTTATAAAGAAAAGAAAGACTCATTTAAATTCCACTTGTGCTATGCTTCATTGCATATGAATGTCTAAACAAAAAAGCACTGGTGTAAACCAACGCTTTTGCTCTCTTACTTTGATTACGA
The DNA window shown above is from Enterococcus montenegrensis and carries:
- a CDS encoding gluconate:proton symporter gives rise to the protein MGGAITGILLALTFIVFVIYAMKGGNLTVGFFVMAVLWTIIGLVPFNQAIKEIFTEPVLNYGKTAAYIIFGSWFGRVLVDTGIAGSISRRTEKVGKKSPVLATILIAFVIALIFTSSYGVGSAIAVGVILFPIMFSIGVPRNIAVSVFTIAIGAAMYVNNVLFVQFQVFFPKVAWGPHYQRFGFVAMGIQMVILVLFILFNAKKIRNGKPEIIESDSEEEIVEVPIWTYVLPVLPVALSIFAKWDAVPALLLSTIIAFAATGNMKKYTKFVMMMNETAKHAISDIAGLLIMLFVLTMFQSAAVHAMSGFTSVFQQVIPDSKLALIIIVAIIAPLSYFRGPLMLYGAGAATAAILVGTGMFDQYFLYGLLVVPSMMGVSACITQSWNLWSVQYAGLDTKTFLLTGLPWAWAATVLNLIAAYILL
- a CDS encoding LacI family DNA-binding transcriptional regulator, translating into MKKITINDVAQEAGVSKTTISRFLNHNYGNMSKETKARIKEVIERLDYRPSKQAQALKSKHSYLIGVVVADISNMYSSLLLKGIGEILEKNSYQMIIMDAGNSITREKELLQRLLDQSVEGIILQPSSRQSKQYEFIKKSNIPLLLVDRQTEPEEWSSVLTNNVDATKEVVKKALQKGYEDFFVLSEPITNVSTRELRSQTVIQSVLKARKQGQVIEVNSKEELENAIATILLKPQKKLLFASNGRVLMDSLAILINQKINMPDTIGITGFDDWSLTELVGPGITSIEQPSQKIGAIAAEKLLNVLRNKSDDVAEIIVPSTIRWRKSV
- a CDS encoding sugar phosphate isomerase/epimerase family protein, giving the protein MKNNQIVLNFLVFAEKIEKGIQQNELLSHIAALGFQAVEIRREYFKDVAKEMPLIKKEAERLHLDLFYSVPDEVYVNGEVNPKLTEYISEANQMGVKQIKWNIGDFKGELHVEKMKALIEEGVVITIENDQTQTSGTIAAIKKYMTAVKTADLAIGYVYDLGNWRFVGADELEAAKELAEYVHYIHVKDVLYKEDKPQATGLDHGVINWRKVLSILPDDCPIAIEYPTTTDEEILEAKALLEGEVK